The sequence below is a genomic window from Bernardetia sp..
GAAAATGAGCCTTTAGATGATTTTATTTATTATATCGTAGCTGATAAGTGTACAGAATGCAAAGGTTTTCATGACGAACCTCAATGCGCTTTTGTTTGTCCAGCAGATTGTTGTGTGCCAGATGAAAACTTTCCAGAAACCGAAGAAGAATTACTATTGAAAAAGGCGTGGTTACA
It includes:
- a CDS encoding 4Fe-4S binding protein, producing the protein MALKITDACINCGACQIECPNNAIYEGAQNWSFAEGTNLKQVETEDGEILDAHKENEPLDDFIYYIVADKCTECKGFHDEPQCAFVCPADCCVPDENFPETEEELLLKKAWLHEDK